The following nucleotide sequence is from Manis pentadactyla isolate mManPen7 chromosome 13, mManPen7.hap1, whole genome shotgun sequence.
cagggcagaagAAGTAAGACTGAGGCCTCTGTGGAGGAACAAATTGGGGGTGTGTTTTCAAGGACAGGACAGTTCCCCATGTGCACACTGTGACAGCTGTGAGTGAGGCAGTGGGCTGTGCTGATAACCGTGTGGGAATTCAGTTACCACCTCTTCCCTAAAATAAGCACAAactgtctctctcacacacacacatacaccctatATTCCTCCATACCAGGTACAGCTGCATTATTCCTTTTCACTTTCTCATATGcacatgccttcattccagatgtGTCTTTCCCATTCTCTACAAgtgttacacagatacacacttgcACCTTCCCTCCTCACACAATCATTTTCAGACTGTTGTCTACAGACTAACCCATAATAATATACACCCTTTCACACAAGTAGCTTGTTTTAGCTCCCTCAGAGACATCGTACGCGCTCAAAAGCTCATAATGATGGGAATGCAGTTTCATGTGCAGTCTTTCTTTTCCATGTACCACCTCACCCATAAAACCTTCAGCTCAAAGCCTTCAGCCGCTCAGGAGCTGCACTTCTGAGGAGCCAAGGCACACTTCCTCCAACACACTCCATCTTAACTGTTTCACAATAAAACGTGTACCACCCCTGTTCATGTGTATtgtctcaccacacacacatgtacaccgtCATTCACCACCCCCTTACCTATGTGAGAAACACTCACCAGCTATGTCCCAGAACATTCATAGACCTCCACACCCTCATTCCCACAGAATCACACCACAAACATACCTCAGGTAAAATATACCACACACGGCATTCTTTGACCTCAAATACATGTGTACCTGGGGTCCATGTGCGTACATAGAAATATTCTCATGACCATCGCAACTCCTACAGACTTCACACTCTTACTCTAGTTTTCTTGTTTGAAACTTCTTTTCCCAGAAACCACTGAGTTACCTGAAGATGTTCCACGTGTTGGGGCCCTTGAGATGACTCCACCCCAGGTCTGGGAGGAGCGGGAAGCTTCCTCCTCCtttacctcctcctcctctccctcctcctcctcctctacctCCTCAGCAGTCCCTGTGAGTCAGCAGGGTGAGTTTTCTCTGTTCCCACAACACACGGACACAGCACCCATCAGGGACATTTATTACAGGCGTGTCTTTCTGAAAAGAGATGTGACTGGTGGGGTGGTTTGGAAGTGTTGGAGCCCGCCTCTAAAAAGACCAAACTGGTGCAGTGTGTTTTTTCTCACGCGGCCCAAAAAACATCTGGGGCCTTTTTAACACCAAAATGCCAGAATGCTTTTCTGAGAAGACCCTCTTATGTGTCTCCACCGAAACGCCTCAGTGACATGGAGTGCATCTCAGATAACAATGCCCTGCAGGGGAGGGAGAAAGCTGGCAGTGCAGGGGAGCCTCCAGCCCCAGAGGAGGACTCCAGGGCCAAGACACCCAAGGGACTGGGGACCCTGGACAGTGGCTTCAGGTGCCTGGGCTGCTACCAGGTTTTCCGCAGCTTGGAGGTCCTGCAGGAGCACGTGGAAAATGCGGCCCGTGAGCGCTTCACCTGCCACGTTTTCAACCGTGCCTTTGCACAGATGCTTAGcaagcacaagaagagagcccGAGAACTGGGAGGAGAAAATCAAGATGAGAACATTTACCTGCCAGACCGAAAACGTTCTCGCAGTAAAACATCCTCCTGCATGTAAACAGACATTTCAGTCCCCAGAAAAGTGAAAGTGAAGCAGGCCAGCCTCTACTGAACCACTACTACTGGCCCTTTGAGCTTCTCTTTTTTGAAGGACTTGGCTGTTTTAGCTGTTACTTTAATTGATTAAGCATCCTCACTAACCCTTCAATAAATCATTTTGCCTCAATTAGCCAGTCTTTTACTGTTGTTTGTAAGCTAATATATCTTAACGGATGTAAATTAGCTTTAACatgataatttctttttaatcattgaCATGGTATAGGGTAGAAAGGAGTAGCACACTATAGTCCTCTGAGTTTGTACTGAAACAATTTGGCATATATAGTTACACTTGGTATATGTACTATGTTCTTGATTAGTTAGGAAGCTGTTTTGAAAAGGTTTACATATGTATACAAAATAACTGGAGTTCAATAGAGTAGACCTGGGCTTAAATTCTTTACCAACTCTTAGCAGTTTTGCACACTTTTGGGTCAGTGCTCTCATCTTCAAAGAGGAGAGAATGTTACCTTAAATAATGGGAATTGTGAAGGTAACGAACACAGGTAAAAGCACCTAGTATGGTGTCTGGCATAAATGGAGGCTGAAAATAATTTCTCATTCCtttttgatatttgttttcctTACTTCTGAGAATCagcagtttgattatgatgtgtctgcATAAggtctttaaattttttagttTATATTATTTAAGATTTGCTGAACTTAAAAAAACCCTTTTAAATATTGACATAAACTCACAAGAAGTTGCAGAAACCCTATGAGGCAACTCCCCCAACGTGATCACAGCGCATTTATCTGAACAAGGAAATTGTTTGGAACAACACCATAGGCCAGACTACAGACCTTCCTCAGATTTCACTACTATGGCAGGTGTCATTCTGCTTATGTTTTCATGTATATTTCTATGACATTTTACCATGTATAGATTTATATGCCCATCATTGCAATCAAGATAAAGACATGTTGTCCTCAAAGCAAATCCCTCATGTGGCTCTTGTTACATCTGTCCTTCTTTTCCCTAACGGTGACCACTTACCTAACTCCCCATCTCTATTTTTCTTCTCACAtcaagaattttatataaatggagtcatttgGTATATAAACTTGtgagatttttatgtttttttgtttcAAACATAATTCCCTTAAGACCCAGCCAGGTTGTTGCATATATTGATAGTCTATTACTTTTACTGCTGAGTATTCCATTTCATGATGTAGAACAGCTTAGTGTATCATATATTCAAGGGTATTAATGCTGTTTCACATGATTTTTGATTATAGGTTAAGCTGTGACATTAGTGTCGAGGTTTTTGTGATAAATTGTTCTCGTCTTTTTCATACAAATGCTTAAGAGTGTTAGTGTTTGGTCATATGGTAAGAATgtaacttctttaaaaactgcTCTCCAGTTTTCATAATGACCTTACCATTTCTGTATTCCCACTGATGTATGAGTAATTCTGTTTGACTGCATCCTCGTCAGTATTTGATAGTGTGTTTTTAAGCCATTTTAACAGAACACAGTACTGTTTTGTGTGGTTTTAacgtgcatttccctaatgactagtgttGCTAAGCATCTTTCTCTGTAGTTCTCATTTGCATATTTCCTTTGTGAGTTGTCTGTGTAAGCTTTTGGCCCATCTATTAGTTGAGTTGCTTATTATTGATAGAGCTTTTAATATGTTCTGTTTATGAATTATTTGTTGTATATGTAATTTGaggatattttctcccagttggtGGCTTGttgttctcattctcttgacatggtaatacacagaacaaacgtttttaatttttatgaaccaGACATACCAGCTGTTTTCCTTTATGGAGACTGCAtttggtgtcatgtctaagaaCTTGTCACCTAACTCTTAGgtcccaaagattttctcctcACTTTTCAAGTTTATACTTTAAGATTTTATGCATAGCTCCATATCTGATCCACTTCAGTTCATTTTTGTATGAGGTGTGATGTTTAGATAGATAATTCTTGGTTATTCATGTCTACTTGTCCCGGCACCATTTTATAAAAAAAGTCTGTTCCTCCTCCACTGAATCACTTTTCTAACCTTGGTCAAAAAATCCTCTTGTCACGTTTGTGTGGGTCTGTTTTCTGGTGCTGCCTCTCTGTCTCTGATCTTGTGTCTATCCCATGCTGTATTGTTTGCTGTAGATACTGGTGACTACATCTTAAAAAGCGGGTCCTGTGATGCTTATATCTTCCTGCTGCTTTTCCAGTAGTGTTTTAGCCATTCAAAttcctttgtgtttccatataaagTTTAAGGGAAACTTGTTAATTTATGTGGAAAAACATTTTGTTGGGCTTTTAAAAGGGTTCACATAGAACACACAAATCATTTTGTCAAGAACTGACATCCTCAGTCTGTTGGGCAGTCCAAGCCATGAAAATAAattatctccatttatttgggtCTTGTTGTTGTTCTTTAATCAGTACTTGCATTTCTGCACTTCTTATTATACAGATCCTGTTCATGTGTTACAAAAGTCACTCACTGAGCTTCATGAATCTACATGCATCTGTCCCCAAATTTGGAAAACTTTGGCCATTATATCTTTGGATATTTTctgcatgaattttagaacttttggtGCCCCACAAGCCTTGGAGACtctgttcattcctttttacaatTTTGTTCTCTTCCTCAGATAGAATTTCTACTTCCTTGCCTTCAGATTCAGTGTATCTTTCCTTTGCAGTGAGAGTACTCCTGTTTTGCCCactgtgtgatttttaaaagtctaattattttaaattcaagtgtaaatttttcattttgattcttgTTATGGTTTGTACATCTCTCTGTGCTCCCGTTTTCCCACTCATTTCAAAAGTGTATTCCCTCATAGACTACAATTTGTAATAGCTGTATTAAAGTCATTTTTTGAAAATTCCAATATCTACATCGTCATGAACATCTGTTGGTTATCTCTTCCCTTTAAAATTGATCATTTTATGATTATTTGATTATTGGATAATTTAGAATTGTTTCTGATTCATTTTCAATATTATAAGACTTTGAGTACTTATGCTGAGAGTGCAAATTCTGTATCATTTTATGTGGGTGACAGTTCCAATGTCAGTTAAGTTTTCAAACCCTTAGTTACCCTTCTTTAGAGCCATTCTGCACATTTGGTATGCAGGGGTTAGTCAGGGACTTGTCCC
It contains:
- the LOC118920010 gene encoding protein FAM170A-like, with amino-acid sequence MSVSQSSRNRVYRLGIWKMKVWVLREMMDPVDPNTTHLAPLLTQPLVLLKIFKKQKHIGEPCNLPQKELENTSTSDYSSSLSDYENSETTELPEDVPRVGALEMTPPQVWEEREASSSFTSSSSPSSSSSTSSAVPRCDWWGGLEVLEPASKKTKLVQCVFSHAAQKTSGAFLTPKCQNAFLRRPSYVSPPKRLSDMECISDNNALQGREKAGSAGEPPAPEEDSRAKTPKGLGTLDSGFRCLGCYQVFRSLEVLQEHVENAARERFTCHVFNRAFAQMLSKHKKRARELGGENQDENIYLPDRKRSRSKTSSCM